Sequence from the Aquimarina sp. Aq107 genome:
TTTATAAAGCTAAGGGGACTGAAAAATATATCTCTTTAGGGTATTTTTCGGATACACCTAATGGTAAATCATTAAAAGGCGGACCATTTAACGATGCATATTATTATATAGATGATGTAGAGCTTAGAGAAATGCAAGATGTGCAAGGTGTAGCAGTGGATAATATCTGTGATATGGCACTTGACTTTTCTGATATAGAATACCTAATCGGAGAAAGTGAAGTTTATGAAGAGATTAAAACAGCACTTGATTCTTATCTTCAATATCTTAAAGTCTTTAAATTTGAGAGTATTAAAATAGTTGGTCATGCGAATGATTCAGAAATTGAATTTGAAAATGAGATTCTTTCATCTGCTAGAGCTGGATTTGTTAAAGATTACTTGATAGAAAATGGAATTGACGAAACCCTGATTGAATATGTGGGTGTGAGTAATACAGAACCTAAAGAAGGAGAAGGTATAGATAATACAGAATTGGGTTCTAATGCTAGAGTTCAAATTATTATAGAATAAAGTCTAAAAAAGATATAACAAACAAGAAGAGGTAAGTTTTAAAATAAATTTACCTCTTCTTGTTTTTGTTACTTTGGGATTAAACTTCGTAGCTTTGCTTAACATAATATTTTATATATGAGTTTTCCAAAATTCTTATTAGGTGATAATACAGATTATCCAAATGCCATTTTTGTAGTGCATACAGAATTTCCTCGGTTTATTATTAATTTAGAGAATGATGAGGTGGAGTGGTTAGAAGAATTTGATAAAAGTGATGAAAAAGAATTAGAAAGTGAGGCTGAGAATTTATTTCAGGCTGCGAATGATTTTTATGATCGAGAGATTGAACGTTATGAAGATTAATTAATGTTTTAATTAAAAAAGAGATATAAATTACTTGTCATTATGGAAGAGCTTATACAATTAGATAAAGATCTGTTTGTGTTTCTTAACAATTTAGGAACTCCTTTCTGGGATGGTTTTTGGTTGTTTATGACAGAAAAATTATACCAAATTCCATTGTATGTACTTCTATTATACTTTTTTTACAAGCACTATGGAATTAAAGGTACGATTATAACACTTGTTATAGTAGCTGCTTTAATAACAGCATCTGATCAGTTATCTAATTTATTTAAAAATGTTTTGTTTATGAGGCCAAGACCTTGTCGGGCAGAAGGGGTAGAGGAATTTACCAGATTTATAGCAGAGCGATGTGGTCGTCATGGGTATTTTTCTGCTCATGCTGCAAGTTCTATGGCATTAGCCTTTTTCACCGGATTGGCTTTGCAAAAAAAGTTGAAATATATCTTTCCTTTTATGGTGGTTTGGGCTACTGTGGTAAGTTATAGTAGAATTTATGTAGGTGTTCATTATCCAGGAGATATTATAACAGGTATGGCTATCGGAATTCTTTTAGGTGTTGGGGCCTATAAATTACTTATGTTTCTGGTTAAAAAATATGCTACGTAGATTTATAGTTAAATAATGTTAGTGCTTCACTACTTTTATAACTTTTTTCTTTTCTAATATTAGATAATATATACCATTATTATAAGTCGACATATCTAATTCTTTGGTAGAACCTTGATCTAATATTTTTCCAGTATTATTTATCAGTTTCCATTTTTGAGTATTTTTTGTGATGTGTATTATGTCTGATGTTGGGTTCGGATATAATATTGTTGTTTCTGTAATGTCAACTTCTGGTATAGAAAGTTCTTGATTGCATTCTTCTGGAGTAGAAAATTGAAGTCCTGTATCAAAATCTTCGTTTAGATTTAATACAATATTTTCGAAAATTAGTTCTTCTCCCAAAATTGAAGTTATTCTTAGATTCATCGGAGATGGAATTCCGGAAGTTTCTATAAAAAAATTAAATAGTTCTCTATTGGTGTTTTTCCAAGTATTATCTGGTAATTGATATTCCATTTTAGAAATTGCGTGATTAATATTTCTAAATTGGATGGCCGTCCAGAATTCACTGGAACCTTCTTTAAAATTAATTTTGATAGTTTCATTAGTAAGTATTGTTTCACAGGGTACAAACTTCCAAGATATTGGGACTCTACCGTCTATAACATCAGCAATCATTTCAAAAGCTTCCATTGTCATATCGACATCACCAGAAGCACACTCAGGACAACGATCAACTACATTTAGAATAACACTTCCTTTTGCTCCAGTTACTTCAATACATGCTCCACAACCATTACTGCCATCATAATCAAAATTATTCAGTGCACAATGCATATAATCTCCAACTGCTACAGGCAAAGAACAATTACCAAATGTACCTCCTGCTACACCATCATAAAATGTACCTTCACCAGTATGTACCGTGTCATTGCACTCCTGAGCAGAAATTTTCATAATCATGATTACTGCCAAAAAATAGAAAATGTAACTGTGTGATTTCATTAAATTAGGTTTTAATTCTTTTTAAATTTCTTTCTTTCTTTCTTTTTTTCTTTTTACTAAAAAGCCTCTTTAAAAAATTATCTCTTTTTTCTGGTTTACATTCTAAATCTTCAAGGATACTATTAGAAGTTTTTTCAAAACTACTTTTGGTTATAGGATCGAAAACAGGGTTCTCGTTCATTTTTTGATAAAGTTTTCCGAAGATTGGTAATGCAGAATTAGCACCTTGTCCCTGTTTGGTGGTTTTAAATCCAATATTATAATTATCATTTCCTACCCAGGTTACCGTGACAAGTTTTGGTGTAATTCCTACAAACCAACCGTCTTTGTTGTCTTGAGTCGTACCCGTCTTTCCTGCTATTTCATTTTTTAACCCATACGTTTTTCGTAATCTGATTGCTGTACCATTATCTACCGTAGACTTCATCATTTCTAGCATTACCTGTCGCGTATAATCGCTATAGGCAGTTTCTCTTTTTTCTTGTTCAAAAGATGCAATTAGATTACCATTTCTATCTTGTATTTTTGTTATATAAAAAGGTTGAACACCTTTAGATTTATTAACATAACTAGCATAAGCACCTGCTAATTCTTTAATCTTGATTCCGGCTGTTCCTAATGTAATGGACGGTTGTTCTGGCAGCTCTTCATCGATTCCCATTTTTTTTATTTGATCAAGCACATTTGTAACTCCAACTTCGTCCATAACTTTTACAGCTATTGTATTTACCGAGTTACTTAAAGCAGTTTCTAGATTATAGTTTAAATAAGGATCTTGTTCTGTAGAAGAATTCTTAGGCGTCCAATCTTCTAAATTAGTATAAGTTACTTCTTTTAGTGGAAAGTAAGTACAAGGTTTCATTCCATTTTCAATGGCTGCTGTATATACAAAAGGTTTGAACGTGGAGCCTACTTGTCTTTTACTTTGTGATACGTGATCATATTTAAAATATCTATAATCAATACCTCCTAAGTATGCTCTAACTGAACCATCTTTAGGGTCAATAGCAATCATTCCCGCATTCAGAAATTTTAGATAATGCTGTACACTATCTCTTGTAGAGACCTTTTTAGTAATATTACCTTCCCATTCAAAAAGTTCCATTTCTTGTTTTACGGATAATGAATCCTTGATCTGGTTTTCACTAAGACCTTGTTCAATGTATTTCTTGTAAATAGGAAGTCGTTTAATTGTATTGTCCAGAAGTTTTGTGTTCCCTTTCCAAGGAGCCTTTAAACCATATTCTTTTTCATATACGTTTTGTAAGTTTCGCATATGATCTTTCATTACTTTTTCGGCTAATGATTGCATTTCGTAATCTAAGGTTGTATGTATTATCAACCCATCTTTATAGATGTCATATAAGGTACTATCTGTTTTTTTGTGCTTTTTTAAGATCTGAATAAGTTCTTTCTTTACTTCTTCTCTAAAATAAGGTGCCAATCCCAGATCATGATTAAAGTATTGATAATCCAATACGATATTCTTATTCATCACTTGGTCTGCTGCATTTTGAGTAATGTGTCCGTATTTTACCATTTGGCGTAAAACAACATCACGTCTTAATTGACTTCTTTCTGGGAAGAGTCTAGGATTATAGCTATGGTTAGCCTTTAAACTACCAATCAACGTAGTTGCTTCTGATAATGTAAGTTCTTTAGTTGATTTATTGAAAAATTTCTGCGAAGCACTCTCAATTCCATATGTGTTATCAGGAAAAGGCACAGTATTAAAATACTGGGTTAAAATATCCTCTTTAGAATATAAATCTTCAATTCGTTTAGCAACAATAGATTCTTTTAATTTATTTACTACAATGCTAAAAACCCCATAGTCTTTTCTTCCAAAAATATTTTTGACTAATTGTAATGTAATTGTACTTCCTCCTCCAGAGGATTTATCACTTAATAAAATAGTTTTAAAAAAGACTCTAAGTAAACTAACATTATCAACACCATTATGTTCGTAGAAACGAATATCTTCTGTGGCGACTAATGCATCTATTAAATGATTTGGGAGATCATCATAGGTTATGGGTTGTCTGTCATAGATATAATATTTTCCAATAAGACGTCCATCTTTGTCTAGAACTTGTGTTGCTTCTACTTGTTTTAATGAGCTCAATTCATCTTTGTTCGGAATGTTTCCCCAGAAACCAAAATAAATGCTTCCATAGAAAATAATGAAGATGAAAATAAATCCTCCTAATGAGATTAATGGATACTTAATCCATTTTTTTTTAAATAGTACTCGTATCATAGATCTGACAACTGTTAACGTTAAAAATATAATATTATTGAGAAGTACTACGCTTTACATTATTCGTAAAATTAATTTCAGGGAAACACTTACTTTTTTTGAAGGTTAATTATCTGGTTTTTAGATTTTTTTATTTTAAATTGTAGTAATAAATACTGCGTCATAAGCACCAGAAGAAAATTATTTGAAGTGTATATGCAAAATTGAGCTTCAAAATGGATTGTATTAAAAAATGTAACACAAAATAACATTCTTTGATTTACTATTTATTAGTGAAATAACCGACTAATCCTGCGCATTATGAAAAGAGTAATTGTTAACTACAAAAAGCTGAACAAAGACATTTTAAATCTTTTAGTAGGTAAATTTCCAGAAGGCTATTCAGACAGTGATATTATTTCTTTTAAGAATCATCAAAATGATACCATTGAAGCTGTAGAGGTAAAAACTAATGATACCATATATTTAGTCAAAATTAGTGAGCGTCTTGCGGGTGTTATGCAAGATTATGATGAGACTACTTCTAATATTAAGATTCCTGAAGGGGTAACAAAAGTGCAAGTAGGAGATGGAGTGAACTTTGACGTTTAATACTTATTATTACAGGCTCCAAGTAAACAGATAGTGCTGTTATTTCAATGTTTTATGTTGATTTAACAGAGATGTTGCTGCCGCAAAGGGAGTGATTTTATGTTGTTGTACAGCTTTAATTTGATCGGATAAAGATTTTTTGATTTCTGGATGATTGTAAAATGAGTTTTTTAACTCCTCTTCAATAGTTTGTAATAACCAAAATTTATTTTGTCGAATTCTATTTTGTTCGAAATATCCGTTTTTTGTAGAAATATCTAAATACCTTAAAATTAATTCCCAGATCTCATCAATGCCAGTATTTTTAAGAGCACTACAAGTCAATACTTCTGGAGACCAACTACTTTCGGCTAGCGGATAAAGATGCAAGGCTTTTTTAAATTGGTTTTTAGCTTCTCTAGCACGTTTTAGATTATCGCCATCTGCTTTATTAATAACAATTGCATCCGCCATTTCGATAATACCTCGTTTAATTCCTTGAAGTTCATCTCCCGCTCCGGCTAATTTTAATAGAAGGAAAAAATCTACCATACTGTGCACAGCAGTTTCGCTTTGCCCAACTCCAACAGTTTCAATGATTATTACATCATAGCCTGCAGCTTCACATAAAATAATTGACTCACGCGTTTTTTGGGCAACACCTCCTAAAGAACTTCCAGAAGGAGAAGGTCTAATGAAAGCACCAGTTGATCTCACAAGTGATTCCATTCTGGTTTTATCGCCTAAGATACTCCCGCCAGAAATAGTGCTACTAGGGTCTACCGCTAAAACGGCTACTCTTTTTCCTTTTTTTATAAGGAGATTTCCTAAAGCTTCGATAAATGTACTTTTTCCTACTCCAGGAACTCCTGTAACTCCTATTCTTATAGAGTTATTAGCATAAGGAAGACATTTTTCAATAAGTTGTTGGGTTTTTTGACTGTGCTTTTGTTGAGTACTCTCTACTAATGTAATTCCTTTACTTAAAGCTGCTGTATTTTGTGAAATAATTCCTTCAAATATATTGGGAATAGATACTTCCTTTTGCTGTAATTTCTTAAAACGATCAATAACATTCTTATTGGTGTTAGAGGGGATTTTAGAAGATTGATCTTTCATATAATTTTATTCAGAAACTACTTTAGAGCAAATTTATAAATTCATTTTAGTATACATTACTATTCTTGTACAGAATACAGGGTAAAATTATTGTTTAGAAGTTATAGGGATCGCAATAGCCGTTTGATCCCAAGCTAAGAACATAATAGTGAAATTATTAGCTTCCTGAAAGTAAATAGAAAATTGTTCTACAACATTTAATAAATGTTGCACAGGAACTTCTATAGTTAGTATATCATATTCAGGGTTTCTAGATGGAGTACCGTCTGTAAAATTAACTCCCCAATTATATTGACCTTTATTAAAAATAACCTTCCAAGAGTCTTTTCCGGGGATTGTCCATAACGTATAGGTTCCGGTTTTTAGTTCTGTCCCATCCACAAGAATTGATTTATCAGTTGTAAAAGTTGTGGCTTCATTGGCACCAGTTCTCCATACTTCATCAAAAGGAACTAATTCTCCAAAAATTTTCCTACCGTTTTTAATAGGTCTGTTATAAAAAACAGTAAAGTTTGTTTCTTTACTTGTATGTGTAACTGTCTGTTCTGGACTATGTGCTTTGGTCTTCGATTTAAGAATTGATATTCCTGCAAATCCTATAATAACAATTCCGATAATTATGATTAATAATCTTTTTAAGAGCTTAGACATTAGTTGTTTTTTTGTTTTTAAAGATAATCCATTTTACATGTGAAAATACAGATATTTATGTACTTTTGGGCTCTTACTAGTGACATATGGTCGAAAAATCCTTTAAAAAATTTACTTCAGATATTAAATTTACCGATGATACTTATGTTATTATTGGTTCAGGAATTGGCGGCTTAACCACTGCGGTTTTTTTAGCTAAAGCTGGGAAAAAAGTAGTAATCTTAGAGCAACATTATACTCCAGGTGGATTTACACACACTTTTAAAAGGCGAAAAGGATTGATTTGGGATGTAGGAGTTCATTACGTAGGGAATATGGAAGAAGATTCAGGATTACGTAGAATTTTTAATTATCTATCTGATAACAAGTTGGATTGGGATTCGATGGGAGATCCATACGATGTAGCGTATATAGGTGATCGTAAGTTTGAATTTGTTAGCGGAAAGGAAAACTTTAGACAGAAGTTTCATGAATACTTTCCTAATGATACTATTGCAATAGATAAATATTTAGAATTACTTCAGAAATCAATTAAGAAAAACCTTTTATATTTTGCTCAGAAAGCTTTTCCAACATTTCTAAGTGTAGTTTTAGGCCCTTTATTTAGAAGAATACAAAGTTCTATTTCTAAAAAAACTACGTACGAGGTTTTAAGTAGTATTACAGATAATCGGGAGCTTATTGCAGCAT
This genomic interval carries:
- a CDS encoding phosphatase PAP2 family protein, coding for MEELIQLDKDLFVFLNNLGTPFWDGFWLFMTEKLYQIPLYVLLLYFFYKHYGIKGTIITLVIVAALITASDQLSNLFKNVLFMRPRPCRAEGVEEFTRFIAERCGRHGYFSAHAASSMALAFFTGLALQKKLKYIFPFMVVWATVVSYSRIYVGVHYPGDIITGMAIGILLGVGAYKLLMFLVKKYAT
- a CDS encoding expansin EXLX1 family cellulose-binding protein produces the protein MKSHSYIFYFLAVIMIMKISAQECNDTVHTGEGTFYDGVAGGTFGNCSLPVAVGDYMHCALNNFDYDGSNGCGACIEVTGAKGSVILNVVDRCPECASGDVDMTMEAFEMIADVIDGRVPISWKFVPCETILTNETIKINFKEGSSEFWTAIQFRNINHAISKMEYQLPDNTWKNTNRELFNFFIETSGIPSPMNLRITSILGEELIFENIVLNLNEDFDTGLQFSTPEECNQELSIPEVDITETTILYPNPTSDIIHITKNTQKWKLINNTGKILDQGSTKELDMSTYNNGIYYLILEKKKVIKVVKH
- a CDS encoding transglycosylase domain-containing protein, with the protein product MIRVLFKKKWIKYPLISLGGFIFIFIIFYGSIYFGFWGNIPNKDELSSLKQVEATQVLDKDGRLIGKYYIYDRQPITYDDLPNHLIDALVATEDIRFYEHNGVDNVSLLRVFFKTILLSDKSSGGGSTITLQLVKNIFGRKDYGVFSIVVNKLKESIVAKRIEDLYSKEDILTQYFNTVPFPDNTYGIESASQKFFNKSTKELTLSEATTLIGSLKANHSYNPRLFPERSQLRRDVVLRQMVKYGHITQNAADQVMNKNIVLDYQYFNHDLGLAPYFREEVKKELIQILKKHKKTDSTLYDIYKDGLIIHTTLDYEMQSLAEKVMKDHMRNLQNVYEKEYGLKAPWKGNTKLLDNTIKRLPIYKKYIEQGLSENQIKDSLSVKQEMELFEWEGNITKKVSTRDSVQHYLKFLNAGMIAIDPKDGSVRAYLGGIDYRYFKYDHVSQSKRQVGSTFKPFVYTAAIENGMKPCTYFPLKEVTYTNLEDWTPKNSSTEQDPYLNYNLETALSNSVNTIAVKVMDEVGVTNVLDQIKKMGIDEELPEQPSITLGTAGIKIKELAGAYASYVNKSKGVQPFYITKIQDRNGNLIASFEQEKRETAYSDYTRQVMLEMMKSTVDNGTAIRLRKTYGLKNEIAGKTGTTQDNKDGWFVGITPKLVTVTWVGNDNYNIGFKTTKQGQGANSALPIFGKLYQKMNENPVFDPITKSSFEKTSNSILEDLECKPEKRDNFLKRLFSKKKKRKKERNLKRIKT
- the meaB gene encoding methylmalonyl Co-A mutase-associated GTPase MeaB yields the protein MKDQSSKIPSNTNKNVIDRFKKLQQKEVSIPNIFEGIISQNTAALSKGITLVESTQQKHSQKTQQLIEKCLPYANNSIRIGVTGVPGVGKSTFIEALGNLLIKKGKRVAVLAVDPSSTISGGSILGDKTRMESLVRSTGAFIRPSPSGSSLGGVAQKTRESIILCEAAGYDVIIIETVGVGQSETAVHSMVDFFLLLKLAGAGDELQGIKRGIIEMADAIVINKADGDNLKRAREAKNQFKKALHLYPLAESSWSPEVLTCSALKNTGIDEIWELILRYLDISTKNGYFEQNRIRQNKFWLLQTIEEELKNSFYNHPEIKKSLSDQIKAVQQHKITPFAAATSLLNQHKTLK
- a CDS encoding DUF2911 domain-containing protein, with the protein product MSKLLKRLLIIIIGIVIIGFAGISILKSKTKAHSPEQTVTHTSKETNFTVFYNRPIKNGRKIFGELVPFDEVWRTGANEATTFTTDKSILVDGTELKTGTYTLWTIPGKDSWKVIFNKGQYNWGVNFTDGTPSRNPEYDILTIEVPVQHLLNVVEQFSIYFQEANNFTIMFLAWDQTAIAIPITSKQ